A single Crateriforma conspicua DNA region contains:
- the metF gene encoding methylenetetrahydrofolate reductase [NAD(P)H], translated as MKLTSAYQSADCTISFELFPPKTTAGLDKLCQNVDRLTDFGPKFMTCTYGAGGSSQGMTLDVLRQVKSRTNLPVASHLTCVGATVPQLCDFLQQATDAGVDYIVALRGDPPQGSDRFVQTEGGLQYANELVELIRERFNHFGILVAGYPEVHQEAPDAQTDLTNLKRKVDAGADVVVTQLFYDNADFYRFRDDCDRAGITVPIVPGILPVTNFAQAKRIATMCKSAIPASLEDAFAKCQNADEEFEIGVEHARRQTIDLMENGVPGIHYYVLNKTEAAERLLQGLSFAV; from the coding sequence ATGAAGCTAACCAGCGCCTACCAGTCCGCCGACTGCACGATTTCCTTCGAATTGTTCCCGCCCAAGACTACCGCCGGGCTGGACAAGCTTTGCCAAAACGTCGATCGCTTGACCGATTTTGGCCCCAAGTTCATGACCTGCACTTACGGGGCCGGCGGATCATCCCAGGGCATGACCCTGGACGTTCTGCGCCAGGTGAAATCGCGGACGAATCTGCCCGTGGCCAGCCATCTGACTTGTGTCGGGGCGACCGTGCCACAGTTGTGTGATTTTCTACAGCAAGCGACCGACGCGGGTGTCGATTACATCGTCGCTTTGCGTGGAGACCCGCCGCAGGGCAGCGATAGGTTTGTGCAAACCGAAGGCGGGCTGCAGTACGCCAACGAATTGGTGGAACTGATCCGCGAGCGTTTCAATCACTTCGGCATCCTGGTCGCCGGTTATCCGGAAGTGCACCAGGAAGCCCCCGATGCCCAAACCGATCTGACGAATCTGAAGCGTAAGGTCGACGCGGGGGCCGATGTCGTGGTCACCCAATTGTTTTACGACAACGCCGACTTTTATCGTTTCCGCGATGACTGCGACCGCGCCGGGATCACGGTTCCGATCGTCCCGGGCATCTTGCCGGTCACCAATTTCGCTCAAGCCAAGCGGATCGCGACGATGTGCAAATCGGCGATCCCCGCATCGTTGGAAGACGCCTTTGCCAAGTGCCAGAACGCCGACGAAGAATTTGAAATCGGTGTCGAACATGCACGCCGTCAAACCATCGACCTGATGGAAAACGGTGTGCCCGGCATTCACTACTACGTGCTGAACAAGACCGAAGCAGCCGAACGGTTGCTGCAGGGTTTGTCATTCGCCGTTTAG
- a CDS encoding phytanoyl-CoA dioxygenase family protein has product MQQPTDFAIIPDRDSIGTVDRTIQFFPSQTTAPKRLRTDDIKRWNETGFLGPLDVYDEAEITDIRKFFDDLLQKTLAEGKDSYSISSAHLKHARVYDMLRDHRIVDYVSDLLGQDVIGWGAHFFCKMPGDGKRVDWHQDCSYWPLTPTKAVTVWLAIDDADLENGGMEIFAGSHTNGLIDFETSDAGSGNVLDQTVENPEQYGTRMHTPLNAGQISIHSDLLLHGSAPNNSGRRRCGLTLRYCPADVTAYLGWQAKGVPVRGKADPELWPGASRPAE; this is encoded by the coding sequence ATGCAACAGCCCACCGATTTCGCCATCATTCCCGACCGCGATTCGATCGGAACGGTCGACCGCACCATCCAGTTTTTTCCCAGCCAGACGACCGCGCCGAAACGGTTACGCACCGACGACATCAAACGCTGGAACGAGACCGGGTTCCTGGGGCCGCTGGACGTGTATGACGAAGCCGAAATCACCGACATCCGTAAGTTCTTTGACGATTTGCTGCAAAAGACCTTGGCCGAAGGCAAAGACAGCTATTCGATCAGCAGCGCGCATCTGAAACACGCTCGTGTGTACGACATGCTGCGAGACCACCGCATCGTCGACTACGTTTCGGACTTGTTGGGCCAAGACGTGATCGGTTGGGGTGCCCACTTTTTTTGCAAAATGCCCGGTGACGGCAAACGAGTCGATTGGCACCAGGACTGCAGTTACTGGCCTTTGACGCCCACCAAGGCCGTCACGGTGTGGCTGGCCATCGACGATGCGGACTTGGAAAATGGCGGCATGGAAATCTTCGCCGGTTCCCACACCAATGGCTTGATCGATTTTGAAACCAGCGACGCGGGGTCGGGCAACGTTCTGGACCAGACCGTCGAAAATCCCGAACAGTACGGAACGCGGATGCACACGCCCCTGAACGCCGGCCAGATCAGCATCCACAGCGATTTGCTGTTGCACGGGTCGGCCCCCAATAACAGCGGTCGCCGACGCTGCGGGCTGACCCTGCGGTATTGTCCCGCCGATGTGACCGCTTATCTGGGCTGGCAGGCCAAGGGCGTGCCGGTTCGTGGCAAGGCGGATCCCGAACTGTGGCCCGGTGCCTCGCGCCCGGCCGAGTGA
- a CDS encoding flagellar protein FliS, whose amino-acid sequence MNEATKQGSGQYLESAVINAPPAKLRLMLIEKAVQVADRLSRRWRHEDTPAVCEDSIWLLDLLNELLSGVTDKDTELGKQVSDLYVFLCKHLIAAEETRDAGAIDEIRLVLEVEAETWRLCCARQLAGEQPTTETPVPDAGLTGLDLCG is encoded by the coding sequence ATGAACGAAGCCACCAAGCAGGGAAGCGGACAGTACCTGGAATCTGCGGTCATCAATGCCCCGCCGGCAAAATTGCGGCTGATGCTGATCGAAAAAGCTGTCCAAGTGGCCGATCGCCTGTCGCGACGCTGGCGGCACGAAGACACGCCTGCGGTTTGCGAAGATTCGATCTGGTTGTTGGACTTGTTGAATGAGTTGCTGTCCGGCGTGACGGACAAGGATACCGAGTTGGGCAAACAGGTTTCCGACCTGTACGTCTTTCTGTGCAAACACCTGATCGCCGCCGAAGAAACGCGGGACGCCGGTGCCATCGATGAGATCCGTTTGGTTCTGGAAGTCGAAGCGGAAACGTGGCGGCTGTGTTGTGCCCGCCAGCTGGCCGGCGAACAACCGACCACCGAGACCCCCGTGCCCGACGCCGGTTTGACCGGTCTGGACCTGTGCGGCTGA